Within Thermoanaerobaculum aquaticum, the genomic segment TTGCCTTCCCGCACCACGATTCTGGTGGGCACCAAGGCGGACGCCATGACCTCCCCGGAGCGAAGGGAGGAGCTGGCTTTGCTTGCCGAGAAACTGGCTTTAAGCTATGTGGTGATTTCCGCTGTTACCGGCAGCGGGCTGGAGGAGCTTTTGCGGGAGGTCTTCAGCCGGGTGGGGCAAGCGTGAGGCGGGTCGCGGTTTTTGGCGGCACCTTCGATCCGGTGCACTTGGGCCATTTGGTCCCCACCGTGGGGGCTGCTGAAACCTTTGGCTTTTCCCAGGTGGTGTTCATTCCCGCCTTTGATCCCCCGCACAAGCAAGGGGCGGTGCTGGCCCCCTTTTCCCACCGCTTTGCCATGCTGGCTTTGGCCACCCAGCCCTACGATCGTTTTTTTGTTTCCGACCTGGAGATGGGGCGGCCGGGGCCCACCTACACGGTGGACACCTTGCGGGAGTTCACGCGTCGCTGCCCTGAATCGGAGGTTTACTTCCTTTTGGGTAGCGATTCCTTTTCGCAAATCGAAACCTGGCACCGGTGGCAGGAGCTTGTTGATCTGGCTCATTTGGTGGTTCTCCACCGGGCTACGGTGTGGGGCGACAAGCTCCTGGAGCTCGTTCCTGCCCGCCTCAGGGAGCGTTTGACACCGGTGCGGTTGTTTGAGCCGGTGCCCGACCCACCCCCTGGCCGCAAGTTGGTGTACCTTTTGGAGCATGAGCCGTTTCCGGTTTCCGCAAGCCTCATCCGCGAGCGCCTGCAAGCCGGGCAAACCATTTCCGAATTGGTTCCCCCCGAGGTTCACCGCTGGATCGTGAAGTACGGTTTGTACCATCAGGTCTCCCATGGATGCTGAGATCTTCTCCCGGCTGCAAAAGGTCGTGGCGGCCATGGAAGCCAAGAAGGCCTATCACCTTTTGGCCCTGGACGTTTCCGGAAAAACCTCCATTGCCGATGCTTTTGTACTGTGCTCGGTGGCCTCCAGCCGCCAGGCGCAGGCGGTGGCGGACGAGGTAGATCGGGTGCTGGCGCAAGCCGGGGTGCACGCCCTGTCGGTGGAGGGCTACCTGCACGGCACCTGGATCCTCATGGACTACGGCGATTTTGTGCTGCACATCTTTCAGGAGGACCGGCGGGAGTACTACGGCCTGGAGCGACTCTGGGGGGATGCCCCGGATATCACCGCTGCGCTTCGGCCGCCGCAAAGCCTATGACGCCCCTATACCGCAGCCTCAACGCCGAGGCCGCGAAGCTCGCCCGGGAGCTGGCCCGGGTGGCCCCCACCTCGCTACCTCTGCTGCTGGAAGGGGAAACCGGCACCGGCAAGAGCTTTTTGGCCCGTCGCCTTCACCGCCGCTCGCGGCCCGGCAAGCCCTTGGTGGTGGTGGACTGTGCCGCCATCCCCGAAACCCTGTTGCCCTCGGAGTTGTTTGGCCACACGGCCGGGGCTTTTACCGATGCCACCCGCTCCCGTCCCGGGGCGCTGGAGCAGGCGGGGGACGGGACCCTGGTGCTAGACCGCCTGGATGCCTTGACGCCGGCCACCCAGGCGGCGCTGTTGCGGGTGCTGGAGGAGCAGCGCTTTACCCCCTTGGGGGGAAGCCAACCGCGACCGCTGCGGGCCCGGGTCATTGCCCTGGTGGGCTTTGGGGTGGCGGACAAGCTAAAAACCGGCGAGTTTCGCGCTGATCTTTACCACCGGGTTGCTGGCTTCCACGCGCTTTTGCTGCCCTTGCGAAACCGCCCCGAGGACATCCTCCCCACCGCCAGGGCTTGGCTTGCCAAGCATGCCCCCTCCTTCCGTTTGGAGGCCGAGGCGGAAAAGCTGCTTGGCGCTTACCCCTGGCCGGGGAACTTCCGGGAGCTTGAAGGCGTGCTCCAGCGGGCGGTGTTGTCGGCGCAGGCTTCCACCGTGGGTCCCAGGGAGCTGCGTTTGCCGCTCTGGGATTGGAAGGATGCCTTGCCTCAGCTTGCCAGAAAGGCTTTGCCTTTAGCGGAGGCTAGCAAGCTTTACGCGCTTTTCGTGCTGGCTCAGGAAGGGGGCAACGTCTCCCGGGCAGCTCGCCTTTTGGGGGTGTCCCGGAGGACCCTCATCCGCTGGAAGCGAGAGCCGTGAGGCAGGTCAAGCTCCTCTACGTGGGCGCCCGCCCGGAAGCGCAATGGGAGGCGCTCTGCCAGCTGTACCGTGAGCGGTTGCAGCGCTTCCTCCACTGGCAGGAGCGGCGCCTGCCTTTGGCGCCCGGGCGCAAGGAAGACCCAAAAGGGGCCTTGGCCAGGGAAGCCAAGGCCATTTTGCGGGAGCTGGGCGAAAGGGAGCGGGTGGTGGCGCTGGACGAGCGGGGTACGGAGTGGAGCACGGAGGAGCTGGCCAGCTTCCTGCACGTACACCTTCCCCTGGGGCCGCTGACCTTTGTGATTGGCTCGGATTTGGGGCTCCACCCGGAGGTGCTGGAGCGGGCCCAGGTCCGCTGGTCCCTGACCCGCCTGACATTGCCCCATGAGCTGGCGCGCCTTTTGGTTATGGAGCAGCTTTACCGCGCCTTGGACCTTTTGGCTGGGGGTTCCTACCACCGGGCTAAGGTATAATCTCGCGCCTGGAGGATCCGGTGAGCGTTACCAACTTAGAAGCCATCAAGCAGGAGTTGGAGGCCAAGAGGCAGGAAATCCTGGACGGCATTGCTCGGGCCAGGGCTTTGGGCCGCGTGGAAGGGAAAACCGGAGCCCCAGACATTGCCGATCGGGCCGCCTCCGCGTTACAGCGGGAGTTTTCCTTTTCCCTTACGGAAAACGAGGGCAAGATCCTGAAGCTCATTGATGAGGCGCTGGTGCGCCTGCAAAACGGGAGCTACGGTCTTTGCGTCCACTGCGGGCAGGCCATCGAGCCGGCTCGTTTGGCGGCGGTCCCTTGGGCCAGGCACTGCCTCGCCTGTCAGGAACTTCAGGACCGGGGTGAGATCTGAAGCCGTTTTGCCTTCGCGTTGTCACGTCTCCCGACGAATACCTGCTGGAAAGGGCCAGGAAGGCCTTTGAAGCTCAGTTCCGGCAAGCCTTTCCCGAAGGTGAGGTGCAGCTTGTGGACCCACCCTGGGAGCTTGCTCACCTCTGCCAGGAGCTGCAAACCCCTTCGCTTTTTGCCGGTGAGCGCTTGTTTCTGATCCCCCACGCCGAAGCCTACTTTGCCCTGCCCCCCAAGGCCGTGGAGGGGCTTTTGGCCACGCTGAAAACCTCCCCCGCCGGGGTGCTGTGGGTGGGTTTGTTTGCCGAGCTTCCGGAAGCCCCCAGCGGCCCATTGGCCGAGGGCCTGGCCTCGCTGGGCGAGGTGGAACACCTGTCGTTGCCCCCTGCCCCCAAGCCCTGGGAGGAGGTGAGGCTCTCCCAGGAGCAAAAGGCGTTGCTCCGCGAGCTTTTGGCGGAGGAGGCTCCCGAGCTTCTGGCCCACCAGGATGTGCTGGACGTGCTTTTTGAAACCCACGGCTTTTCGCCCCGTCAGCTGGTGCAAGCGGCCAAAGACCTCCTGGCTTCCCAAGAGCTCAGCCCTGAGGCGGCAAGGAGGAGCGCCGGTCGTCAAACCCTGACCGCTTCCGAGCTGGAAAAGGCCCTCCAGGACGGCAAGTGGCCCCAGGTGGCTTACCACCTGGCGCAGCTGGCCGAAGGCGCAGTGCTTTCAACGTTTCGCGGCACCGAAACCAGTGGGAGGAAAGCAGCGGACCTGGTGGCGGGTCTTTTGACCAGGGCTTGCCTTTCGGCTTTGACCGTGCGGGTATTGGCGGAAGAGGCGGGGCTTGCCAGGGAACTGGATCCCGCCAGGGTTTCGCAGGCATCCTGGTACCCCCGGGAGTTCAAACCCCGCATTTACCCCAAGTTTTTGGCGAAAGCTCAAGAAATGCCGGAGCTGGGGCTTGCCGACCGCTCCCCGTGGTCCCTGCAGGCAAGCTTCCGGCTGGCGGCGCGCTTTTCCAGCAAGAAGCTGGCGACGGTGGTGGCTGACCTCCTGCGCTTTGGGGCCCTGCGCGCCGAAGGGCTGGAGCCCTGGGCACCGGTGGTGCTGGCTTACGCCTCGCTTTTTGCCGCTTCCAACAGCTCGTAAAGCTTTTTCCTGGAAACCCCAAGCTTTTCGGCCGCCAGCTTCTTGGCTTCCCCGGGCGAATGCCCCTGGGCCAAAAGCTCGCGGACCAAGGCCTGAGCCTCGTGGGCTTGGGGCTCCCTGGGCGGTGCTTGCGGCGGGGGTCCTACCACCAGGGTGAACTCCCCCTTGGCCAGGTGGGTTTTTTCAGCGAGAGCCCCCAGCGTGCCGTGCTCGCAGCGCTCGTGCACCTTGGAAAGCTCGGCCAAAAGGCAGGCCTCCCGCTCGCCACCCAAAACCTCGGCGCAGTCGGCGAGCTCTGCTGACAAGCGATGGGGGGAAAGAAAAACCACCAGCGTGTGATCAAGCCCGGCAAAGCGCCGCAGGAAGCGCTTGCGGGCCTCACCCTTGGGCGGCAAAAAGCCCAGGAAAGTAAAGGGATAGGGGGGAAGGCCGGCAACGCTTAAGGCGGCGGTCACCGCCGAGGGACCGGGCACGGCAGCCACCGGTAACCCCGCAAGCCTGCAGGCCCGCACCAGGCGGTACCCGGGATCGCACAAAAGCGGGGTGCCGGCGTCGGAAACCAGCGCCACGCTCATCCCCGCTTGCAACTTGGCCAGAATGGCCGGCAGCACTTTGCTTTCGTTGTGCTCGTGGAAGGCCAGAAGTTTGGTGCTGATGCCTGCCGCCGCCAAGAGCTTGCTGGTACGGCGGGTGTCCTCGGCCAGGATCACCGCCACCGAGGCCAAAACCTCCCGGGCCCGGGGGGAGAGGTCGGCCAGGGTGCCGATGGGTGTGGCCACCACGAAGAGCGTTCCGGGTGCCGAGGTAGGGGGAATGGCCCGGGTCACGGTCTGGGGTTGCGGGGCAAGATGCGGTCCACGTTAATGCAGGAGGCGGAAACGCGGGCAATCACCGTGGGCCGCCACTTGAAGCGGTTACGGCGGTAGGTGGCCAGCACCTTGGCCACCAGTTCCGGCGGGAAACCCTGGGCGCACAGTTCGGCTTCCGAAAGCCCCTGATCGTGGTGGTAGTAGAGGATGGGGTCGGCTTCCAGGTAATCAAACCCCAGCTCACCGGCATCGGTTTGTCCCGGCCACAGGTCGGCAGTGGGGGGCTTTTGCAGGATCACCGCGGGAACTCCCAGGTACTCCCCCAGGGCAAACACGTGGGTTTTCCACACGTCGCCCAGGGGGTGTACGGAAGCCGCTTGATCGCCAAAAAGCGTGGAGTAGCCCAGGAGGATCTCGCTCTTGTTGGAGGTTCCCAGAACCAGCAAGCCGTGGGCGCGGGCGGCGTCAAAAAGCGCCACCATCCGCAAGCGCGCTAAGAGGTTGCCAAAACGCAGACGATCGTCCTCGCAGCCCAAAGTCTGCGCCAAAAGACGGGAAGGGGCGCTGAGGTCCACGAGCTCCAGGCGAACCCCTAAGGTGTTGGCCGCTTCCTGGGCGTGGGCCAAGCTCTCGGGGCTGGAGGTGGGACCGGGAAGGGCCAGGAGTCGCAGCTTTTCCGGACCCACGGCGCGCACCGCTAGCGCCGCGGCCACCGCCGAGTCCAGGCCCCCGGAAAGCCCGCAGACGTACCCGGAAAGGCCGGAGGCCCGCAGCTCCTCGGCCAAAAAGCGCTGCAACACCTCAGCAAGCAGCGGGATGTCAACTGCGGGTAAGCTCGTCACGGTTTCTCTCCACCTCGGCTTGCCACAGCTCCCACCGCTCGGCCTGGGGGATGGGCGACAGGGTGCGGTGGCGGCGGGCCGCGGCCAGATCCACCTCGGCCACGATGACCGCGGGGTCGCAGGCAGGGGCCGGTCCACCCAGGGTGCGACCCCGCCCATCCACCGCCCAGGAGCCTCCGGAAAACAAGATCCCCTCTTCCCAGCCGCAGCGGTTGGCGAAAAACGTGGGGGTAACGGTGGTGATGGCGGTGGCCCCCACGATCCAATGCCAGCGCTTGAGCCCTTGGGGGACGTCGTCTCCCCCAATTTCCGAGGGGCCTCCCGCCACCATCACCAGAAGCTCCGCGCCCCGTTGCACCAGGATGCTGGCGGTGGTGGGGTGCCAGGCGTCCTCGCAGATGAGCACGCCGATATGGGCGCGGGGCCAAGGCAAAGGGGCCACCGAGCGGCCGGGCACGAAGTACCGCCCCTCGTCAAACATCCCGTAGGTGGGGAGGTAGAGCTTGCGATGCACGCCCACCACCTGCCCGCCGTGGAAAAGCACGGCGGCGTTGGCAATGCCGCCGCTGGCCTCCCGCAACGGCAAACCCACCAGGATTGCGGTGTCCCGGGATGCTTCCCGCAGAGGCCCAAGCCTCGGGTCCTCCAGGTCCATGGCCAGCTCCAAGACCCCGTGACCCAGGAGGTAGCCGGAAAGCGAAAGCTCGGGGAAAATCACCAGCTCCGCCTTAGCTTTCCTGGCTTGCTCCAGGGCCCAAAGGTGAGCTTGAAGGTTGTGGGTGAGCTGACCCGGACAGGTGGCGATTTGGGCCAGGGCTACAGTCACGCGTTCCCGCTGCGAGTCACTCAAGGCCGTCACCGCAAGCAGTGTAGCATGAGGGCATGGGCGGTTTGGGACTGGCCTTGGGGCTGTGGCTTTTGGGTTCTTCCACCGCGGTGGAGGTGGAGCGGGTTCTGGCTTTGGTGAACGGCGTGCCCATCCTGGCCTCCGACGTGGAGCTGGCGCAAATTGCCGGCATCGTCCCCAAGATGCCCCAGGAGGACGAAGCCAGCTACCGCAAGGCCGTGCTGGAAGCGCTCATTGCCCTGGAGCTCAGGTACCAGGACCTGGTGGAGGCTCGCCTGGAGCAGCGGGTGAGCTATGACTGGCAGGCTGCCTGGCAGAGGGTGGTGACGCAGGCGGGAGGTGAGGAAGAGCTTAGCCGCAAGCTGGCGGAGCAGGGGTTTAGCCAGGGGGAGCTGGTACGGCTCGTTCAAAGGGCGGCGCTGGTGGAAGCCTACGTGGCCAAGTGGTTTGCCCCCTCGCTGCGGGTGACCCAAGGGGAGCTGGAGGCCTACTACCGGCAGGAGTTTCTCCCGCGGTGGCCAGCAGGGCAAGGCCCACCGCCCCCTTTGGAGCAGGTTCGCCCGCAGCTGGAAGCCCTGGTCAAGGAAAAGAAGCTCTTGGAACAGGTGCAGACCTGGACCGAGGAGCTGGCCCGCCGGGGCGAGGTGATCCGCTATTCCAGGTGACGGAAGAGGAACAAACCCTCGGTCACCGCTAGAAGGTAGCTGCGGGTTTCCGCGTAAGGGACTGCCAAGGCAAAAAGCGGGTGAGGAGCTGCGTCCTGCCCCAGCCACAGCTCCACCCAGGAATCTCCGGCGTTGTAAGCGGCAGCTAAAAGCAAAGGGTCATTGCCCAACCGTTTTGCCGAGGACTGCAGGTGGCGGAGGGCCAACAGCCGGTGGGCTTCTTCCCCGGAGGAACCGGCAAGTTCGGGCGCCAGCCGCGCGAGGGTGGCCGGCATCAGCTGCCACAGCCCCCGGGCCCCCACCGGAGAAAGGGCGCGGTGGTCAAAACGCGATTCCTGGCGGGCCAGGGCCAGAAGCAAACCAGAGAACGGCGAAGCCGCTTCCGGCAAAAGCCGGGTGAAGGCTTTGGGGAACATGCGGACCAAAAGCTCATCGGGCAACAAAAACGCGGGGATGGGCCCCACCTGTGACCAGAGCTTTTCAGAAAGCCGCGCTGCCTCGCGAAAGTTTCCGGCTTCAGCTAAAAAGGCCACCGACCAGGCCAGCTCCGAAGGGGTGTTTTGCGGCAAAAGGTGGGGCAGCAGCATAGCCACGTCTTCGGCAAACCCGGCTTCCAGCATGCCGGCCACCGCCGGGGGTAGAGCTGGGGGCGGGAGGTTTCCGGAAAAAAGCGGGGCAAAGTCAGGGTCCTGGCGGAGGGCGGCGAGGAGCGCCTGCCTTGCCGTGGAAACCCCGCCTTCCACAGCCAAGTGGGCCAGTTCGCCAAGATTGCGGGTAGGCGGGGGAGAACCGCTGGGCGTTGCCAAGGGGAGCACCAGCCCCACAAGCTCCCGGAGCCTTCCCGCCTGCGGGTTGGCCAGGACCTGGCCCAATAGCCTCCGGGCTTCCTCATGCTTGCCTGGGTGGAGGGCCAAAACGCCCCGGCAGAGCTGGAAGGCAGGCTGGGATGAAGCGCTCTGGGCGACCAGGTGCTGGGCGGGGGCTAGCTTTCCGCGCCAAACCAAAGCGGCGCACAGGCGGGGGGTGAGCTCCTGGCGAACCAGCGGTGGTGCTTGCGCCAACGCCTCCACCGCCGGCCAACCCTGGTCTTTGCGAGCCAAAAGCAGCAAAAGCCCCGTCCACCCCTCCACCGCTTCCGGTCGCAACTGCACGATTTGGTGATAGAGCTTTTCCGCGCAGTCCTCGC encodes:
- a CDS encoding nitrilase-related carbon-nitrogen hydrolase — protein: MTALSDSQRERVTVALAQIATCPGQLTHNLQAHLWALEQARKAKAELVIFPELSLSGYLLGHGVLELAMDLEDPRLGPLREASRDTAILVGLPLREASGGIANAAVLFHGGQVVGVHRKLYLPTYGMFDEGRYFVPGRSVAPLPWPRAHIGVLICEDAWHPTTASILVQRGAELLVMVAGGPSEIGGDDVPQGLKRWHWIVGATAITTVTPTFFANRCGWEEGILFSGGSWAVDGRGRTLGGPAPACDPAVIVAEVDLAAARRHRTLSPIPQAERWELWQAEVERNRDELTRS
- a CDS encoding transglycosylase SLT domain-containing protein — protein: PAAPHLRPEVALTVARAAAKEGHYQQALSVLRQALPQAGALAEILRLEAAQLELTRGRDPYPHLAPVLSPRAPAALRRRAEELSLQAVATLPLPKAKAWRARALPTPLKRHVRGLLAQRQHDVAEMLKLLSEKPDDAVAFQLARNLADKSLSRAQQELVARALFQVGHWQEARKVLAKIPYQPSESFPLTFLRARTAYRLEAWEEAITWFALAELITTDPEEKASCWLFAARAWEQLGREDCAEKLYHQIVQLRPEAVEGWTGLLLLLARKDQGWPAVEALAQAPPLVRQELTPRLCAALVWRGKLAPAQHLVAQSASSQPAFQLCRGVLALHPGKHEEARRLLGQVLANPQAGRLRELVGLVLPLATPSGSPPPTRNLGELAHLAVEGGVSTARQALLAALRQDPDFAPLFSGNLPPPALPPAVAGMLEAGFAEDVAMLLPHLLPQNTPSELAWSVAFLAEAGNFREAARLSEKLWSQVGPIPAFLLPDELLVRMFPKAFTRLLPEAASPFSGLLLALARQESRFDHRALSPVGARGLWQLMPATLARLAPELAGSSGEEAHRLLALRHLQSSAKRLGNDPLLLAAAYNAGDSWVELWLGQDAAPHPLFALAVPYAETRSYLLAVTEGLFLFRHLE
- the rsfS gene encoding ribosome silencing factor gives rise to the protein MDAEIFSRLQKVVAAMEAKKAYHLLALDVSGKTSIADAFVLCSVASSRQAQAVADEVDRVLAQAGVHALSVEGYLHGTWILMDYGDFVLHIFQEDRREYYGLERLWGDAPDITAALRPPQSL
- the nadD gene encoding nicotinate-nucleotide adenylyltransferase, producing the protein MRRVAVFGGTFDPVHLGHLVPTVGAAETFGFSQVVFIPAFDPPHKQGAVLAPFSHRFAMLALATQPYDRFFVSDLEMGRPGPTYTVDTLREFTRRCPESEVYFLLGSDSFSQIETWHRWQELVDLAHLVVLHRATVWGDKLLELVPARLRERLTPVRLFEPVPDPPPGRKLVYLLEHEPFPVSASLIRERLQAGQTISELVPPEVHRWIVKYGLYHQVSHGC
- a CDS encoding 23S rRNA (pseudouridine(1915)-N(3))-methyltransferase RlmH; translation: MRQVKLLYVGARPEAQWEALCQLYRERLQRFLHWQERRLPLAPGRKEDPKGALAREAKAILRELGERERVVALDERGTEWSTEELASFLHVHLPLGPLTFVIGSDLGLHPEVLERAQVRWSLTRLTLPHELARLLVMEQLYRALDLLAGGSYHRAKV
- a CDS encoding sigma 54-interacting transcriptional regulator, with product MTPLYRSLNAEAAKLARELARVAPTSLPLLLEGETGTGKSFLARRLHRRSRPGKPLVVVDCAAIPETLLPSELFGHTAGAFTDATRSRPGALEQAGDGTLVLDRLDALTPATQAALLRVLEEQRFTPLGGSQPRPLRARVIALVGFGVADKLKTGEFRADLYHRVAGFHALLLPLRNRPEDILPTARAWLAKHAPSFRLEAEAEKLLGAYPWPGNFRELEGVLQRAVLSAQASTVGPRELRLPLWDWKDALPQLARKALPLAEASKLYALFVLAQEGGNVSRAARLLGVSRRTLIRWKREP
- the rsmI gene encoding 16S rRNA (cytidine(1402)-2'-O)-methyltransferase; translated protein: MTRAIPPTSAPGTLFVVATPIGTLADLSPRAREVLASVAVILAEDTRRTSKLLAAAGISTKLLAFHEHNESKVLPAILAKLQAGMSVALVSDAGTPLLCDPGYRLVRACRLAGLPVAAVPGPSAVTAALSVAGLPPYPFTFLGFLPPKGEARKRFLRRFAGLDHTLVVFLSPHRLSAELADCAEVLGGEREACLLAELSKVHERCEHGTLGALAEKTHLAKGEFTLVVGPPPQAPPREPQAHEAQALVRELLAQGHSPGEAKKLAAEKLGVSRKKLYELLEAAKSEA
- a CDS encoding TraR/DksA family transcriptional regulator, whose translation is MSVTNLEAIKQELEAKRQEILDGIARARALGRVEGKTGAPDIADRAASALQREFSFSLTENEGKILKLIDEALVRLQNGSYGLCVHCGQAIEPARLAAVPWARHCLACQELQDRGEI
- a CDS encoding NAD+ synthase, with amino-acid sequence MTSLPAVDIPLLAEVLQRFLAEELRASGLSGYVCGLSGGLDSAVAAALAVRAVGPEKLRLLALPGPTSSPESLAHAQEAANTLGVRLELVDLSAPSRLLAQTLGCEDDRLRFGNLLARLRMVALFDAARAHGLLVLGTSNKSEILLGYSTLFGDQAASVHPLGDVWKTHVFALGEYLGVPAVILQKPPTADLWPGQTDAGELGFDYLEADPILYYHHDQGLSEAELCAQGFPPELVAKVLATYRRNRFKWRPTVIARVSASCINVDRILPRNPRP